From one Erinaceus europaeus chromosome 4, mEriEur2.1, whole genome shotgun sequence genomic stretch:
- the B3GALT4 gene encoding beta-1,3-galactosyltransferase 4 yields MPLSLFRRLLLATLLLAIVWTLFGPSGIGEELLSLSLASLLPAPASPGPPLALPRLLIPNEDACTPPGAPTFLLILVCSATEHLNQRNAIRASWGGVRAARGLRVQTLFLLGEPHGTYSDQSSQKQLERESAAKGDILQAAFQDSYRNLTLKTLSGLNWADKYCPMARYVLKTDDDVFVNVPELVAELIRRGGRWEQWEKGIDPQREAGVENRQQEGKSTLGSRQVPLLYLGRLHWQVHPSRTPGGKHHISEEQWPLSWGSFPPYASGTGYVLSASAVQLILKVASRAPPLPLEDVFVGISARRGGLSPTHCVRLAGATHYPLDRCCYGKFLLTSHRLDPWKMQEVWKLLGGTEGGRTKPFCTWLQGILGIARCRINAWFQS; encoded by the coding sequence ATGCCGCTCAGCCTTTTCCGGCGCCTTCTCTTGGCCACCCTGCTGCTTGCGATCGTCTGGACTCTCTTCGGGCCCTCCGGCATCGGTGAGGAGCTGCTGAGCCTCTCGCTAGCCTCCCTGCTTCCTGCCCCGGCCTCCCCAGGGCCGCCCCTGGCCTTGCCCCGCCTCTTGATACCCAATGAGGATGCCTGCACTCCTCCTGGTGCCCCGACCTTCCTGCTCATCCTGGTGTGCTCCGCCACGGAACACCTGAACCAAAGAAATGCTATCCGGGCCTCGTGGGGAGGGGTGCGTGCTGCCCGAGGGCTCAGGGTGCAGACTCTCTTTCTGTTGGGAGAGCCCCATGGAACTTATTCCGACCAGAGTTCCCAGAAGCAGCTGGAACGGGAGTCTGCAGCTAAAGGGGATATTTTGCAGGCTGCCTTCCAGGACTCCTATCGCAACCTTACTCTCAAGACCCTCAGCGGGCTGAACTGGGCAGATAAGTACTGCCCCATGGCTCGCTATGTCCTCAAGACCGACGATGATGTGTTTGTCAACGTCCCGGAGCTGGTGGCAGAGCTGATCCGAAGAGGGGGCCGTTGGGAGCAATGGGAGAAGGGCATAGATCCCCAGAGAGAAGCTGGGGTTGAAAACAGACAGCAGGAAGGAAAGTCCACCTTGGGGAGCCGACAGGTGCCTCTCCTGTATCTGGGCCGGTTGCACTGGCAGGTGCACCCCTCTCGAACACCAGGGGGCAAGCACCATATATCAGAGGAACAGTGGCCTCTCAGCTGGGGGTCCTTTCCACCCTATGCCTCTGGCACAGGGTATGTGCTGTCAgcttctgctgtgcaactcatCCTGAAAGTAGCCAGCCGGGCTCCCCCTCTACCACTGGAGGACGTCTTTGTAGGGATAAGTGCCAGAAGAGGAGGCCTCAGCCCAACTCATTGTGTCAGGTTAGCTGGTGCCACCCACTATCCTCTAGACCGGTGCTGCTATGGAAAATTCCTGCTGACCTCCCACAGGTTGGACCCCTGGAAGATGCAGGAAGTCTGGAAGTTACTGGGAGGCACTGAGGGAGGAAGGACTAAACCCTTCTGCACATGGCTCCAGGGAATACTGGGCATTGCACGGTGTCGGATAAATGCCTGGTTTCAAAGCTGA